A window of Corallococcus soli genomic DNA:
TGCGCTGGTTGTCGTTGTAGTAGGCCGGGACGGAGATGACGGCCGCGTCGATGGGGCCGCCCAGGAACTGCTCCGCCATCGTCTTCAGCTGCGACAGCACGAAGCTGGAGACCTGGGGCAGCGAGTACAGCTTGCCGCCCATCGTCACCGCGGCGTCCCCGTTGGCGTCCTCCACGATGTCGTAGGGGAAGTACCCCTTGAGGTCGTCCACCGCCTTCGAGTGGAACTTGCGGCCGATGAACCGCTTGGTGCCCCAGAGCGTGTTCTTGGGGTTGGTCACCATCTGGTCCTTGGCGACGCCGCCGACCAGGAGGTCATTCTTGGACGAGAGCGCGACCACGGACGGCAGGATGAGATTGCCGCGATCCGTGGGGACGATCTTCGGGATGCGGTTGCGCACGGACGCCACCAGGGTGTTGGTGGTGCCCAGGTCAATCCCGACGATGCGTGGTCTGTCCGCCATGAAGTTCAGCGAGCGCACGCCAGGGGGAGGCCGCGCCCGTCCTGACTCTCTAGCACGTCGTGCCGTCGCGTGCGCGTTTCTAGGCGGATGCTTCCTCCCTGGCTGTAGTTCCAGCCGGGCAGCAAGCCAGGGCCCCCTCCTCCCGGCCGGACACCGCGGCCCCGGGCCCGCCCCCGGGGGAGGCCCCTACGGCTCGGGTTCGGGATCCGGCCCCAGCTCCCGGACGCGGATCGGCCCGTCGGGTTCGGGGGGCGGCAGCGATTCACACACCGCGTCAGGTCCCACGGGCAGCTCGGCCAGGAAGCGCGACGGCGTCAGGAGCATGCGGCCGTCCTCCCGGGGCAGGGACGTGTGGGGATACACGAGCCAGAGCGCTTCGCGCGCCCGCGTGACGGCGACGTAGAAGAGCCGGCGCTCCTCCTCCTCGTCCTCCGGGTTCCGGGTGGCGAGCGACAGCGGGAAGCGCCCGTCCACCAGCCCCAGGACGAAGACGGAGCGCCACTCCAGGCCCTTGGCCTGGTGGACCGTGGTCAGGGTGAGCACGTCGTCGGGCATCTCGCCGTCCAGGGCGCCCTGGGCGGAGAACTCGGAGACCAGGGCGATGTCGGACAGGAAGCGGGGCACGTCCTCGAAGCGCTCCGCGAACTCCTGGAGCTGGCGCAGGTCCTCCGCGCGGAGGTCGTCCGCGTCCGGGGTGGCCGGGGCCTCGCGCGCCGCGAGCACGTCCGCGAGCAGGGCCCCCGGGCCCCGGGGGCCTCCGGCGTCCAGCCTGATCATCAGGGCCTGGAAGCGCTGGAAGCCGGCCTGCGCCTTGCGCGGCACATGGGCCAGCACATCCGGATGCGTCAGCGCCTGCGGGAGGGGAAGCTCCGGGGGCAGCGCCTCCAGGGCGGTCCACAGGCGTTCGGTGCTGGCGGCGCCCACGCCGGGGAGCCGGCGCACGAGCCGCTTGAAGGCCAGCTCGTCCGCGCGGTGGTGCACCCAGCGCAGGTGCGCGAGCGCGTCCTTGACGTGGACCTGCTCGAAGAAGCGCACCCCGGAGCGCACGCGGAACGGCAGCCCGTGGCGCGCAAGCTCCAGCTGGAGCTCCAGCGAGTGCAGGTGGGCCCGGTAGAGCACCGCCATGGACTCCAGCCGCTGGCCCTGGGCGCGCAGCGCGAGGATGCGCTCGGTGACGAAGGCGGCCTGGCCCTTCACGTCCCGGGTGGGGACGACCTGGGGCACCGGCCCCGGGGCGCCGTCGGACACGAGGGCCTTGGGGAACTGACGGGTGTTGCGCGCGATGACCGCGTTGGCCAGCCGCAGCACCTGGGGCGTGGAGCGGTAGTTGCGCGTGAGCGGGTAGATGCCGCAGCCGGGGTAGCGCTGGGGGAAGTCGATGATGTTGGTGAACTCCGCGCCCCGGAAGCTGTAGATGGACTGACAGTCGTCGCCCACGACGGTGAGGTTCCGGCGCTCGCCCACGAGCAGGTCCACGAGGTCGCCCTGGAGGCGGTTGGTGTCCTGGTACTCGTCCACGAGCACGCCCTGGAAGCGCGCGGAGAGCTCCGCGCGGATGGCGGGGTGCTCCTCCAGCAGGCGCTTCAGGTGCGCGAGCAGGTCGTCGTAGTCCATCAGGTGCATCTGCGCCTTGCGCTGCTGGAAGCGGCGGGCGGTGGCGAACACCTCGGGCGCGACAGGGAGCATCCGAGGGCGGCGCTCCACCAGCACTTGGGACACCGGCTGCTGGAGGTTCGTGGCGAGCGAGACCAGCTCCAAGAGCGCGTCCGGACGCGGGAAGCGCTTGTCGCTGCGCAGCTTGCGCTCGGCCAGACAGGTGGCCATCAGGTCGCGCGAGTCCTCGCGGTCCAGCACCGTGAAGGCGGTGGAGAAGCCCAGCGCACCCGCGTGCTCGCGCAGGAGCACGTGCGCGGCGTGGTGGAAGGTGCCGCCCATCAGGCGGCCCACGTCCGCGAAGCCGCCGGCCAGCTCCTCCACGCGGCGGAGCATCTCGCGCGCGGCCTTGTTGGTGAACGTGAGCAGCAGCAGCGAGTCCGGGGGGACGCCTCGCGCCAGCATGCGCGCCACGCGGTACGTGAGCGTGCGCGTCTTGCCGGAGCCCGCCCCGGCGATGACGAGCACCGGGCCCTCCCCTGCCTCCACCGCCGCGCGCTGCTCCTCGTTGAGGGAGGTGGCGAGCGCCGCGTCCAGCTCCAGGCGCGTGGGCGCGGAGGATGGGAGGGCGAGGCCTGACGGCGAGGGGGCGGTCATGGGGGGCAGGACTCTAACCGCCGCGACCGGGGGTGCCAGTCCGTCTCAGGGAGGGGTGGATCCAGCCAACCGGGAGGCCGCCGCGGCCCGGACCTCCGGGGAGGGATCGCGCTCGCGGGCCAGCTCCAGCAGCAGCGTGCCCACGGGCTTCGGCAGCTTCGCGTTGGACGCCTGGAGCGCCTGGGTGCGCTCCTTCACGCCCTGGGACAGGCGCTCGGACACCTGCTGATCCGCGCAGGTGCGGATGCCGGGGTGCTTCTGGCGCAGCAGCAGCTCCGCGTCCGCGAGCTTCGCCTCGGCCAGGCGCACCGCGTCCTGGGCGGTGCGCTCGAAGGTGGCCAGGTCCTCCGGGAACTCCGTCTTCGCGGAGCGGGCCCGGGTGATGGCCTGGGCCGCGTACCGGGCATCCACCACCGCCGCGCAAAGCTGCCGGGCGGCCGCGAGCGGCACCCCACCCTCCTCCGACACCAGCTCCTCCCGCGCGGTCGTCTGGGCCCACACCGCGAGCTGCCGCGCCGCCACCGCCGCGGAGAAGGCCTGGTGGCGCTGCTCGCGCAGCTGCACCCAGCGCCAGAGCACCAGCGGATCCGTCCCGCCGGACTCATAGACGCGCTGGTACTGGCTGGCGGCCTGCTCCAACTGACCGTTCAGATCCAGGAGCGCCGCGATGGTGAGGTACAGCTCCGGGCTGCTGGCGCGCTCGCGCAGGGACTCCAGCCGCACCGCCACCTCGTAGCCGGCCACGGGGGCGGGCAGCGAGGAGAGCACCGTGCGCAGCGACTCCAGCGCGTTCTGGCGGATCAGCGGGTTGCGCGCTGTGCGCAGCGCCTCCAGCAGCGGATCCACCGCGCGCACGGAGACGTGCTGGCCCATCTCCTGGGCCGCCTGCCAGCGGTCCAGCGGATCCGGCGCGACGAGGGCGCGCTTCAGGTCCTCCAGGTCGCGCAGGTAGTGGCCCACCTGCATCGCGCGGGCGGCGGGCTCCGTGCGGGCCAGGGCCCCCTGTTCGACGCGGGCGCGGGCCAGGCGCGCGGGGAAGCCCGTCAGCTTGGGCCCCAGCGGGTGGACCTTCACCTTCGCCTCGGCCTCGTCCACGAGCCCGGAGACGAGCAGGCCCTCCACCTCCAGCTCCAGCAGCCGGACGCGGGCCTCCTCGCGGTGCGCGCCCGAGGGGAAGTCGCGCAGGTAGGCGAAGAGCTTCCCGGCGTCGGTGGCCTGGGCATGGGTTTCGTCGTCCAGCCGCCGCTCCAGCTCCTCGCGGGGCACGCCCTCCCCCTGTCCCTTCAGGAGGGTCGCGATGCGCGCCAGGTCCGTCGTCGTGCGCACGTCGCGCGACTCGGCCACCTGGAGCAGCGCCTTCGCCTCGTCCTTGTGGGCGCCGTCGGGGTGATCCGCCAGGAACTGCCGCCACCCGGCTTCCGTGTCGGCCTGCTTCGCCGCGTTGAAGCGCAGGCCCTCCAGCAGGGACTTCACCACCCGCGTCTGCGTCGCGTCCGGGTACGTCTCCAGGAAGCGCTTGTAGGCGATGACCGAGTGCAGGCGCTTCGCCTCGTCGAACTCCAGGCCTTCGATGCGCCCCTGCGCCGTCGTCGCGTCCGGATCCTCCGGGTGCTCGCGCAGGAAGTCGCGGTAGGCCTGGACGGTGTCCAGTTCGCTGGCCCGCTCGAAGGTCGTGTGCGAACAACCGGTGGCCAGCAGCAACAGGGCGAGGGCGCGGCGGAAGGTGGGCATCTGCCTCCAGCAATACCCCACCCGCCCCCCGGCGAAAACCCGAGCCGCCCCGCCCGGTTGCCTGGGTGGTTTTTTTGACCACATGGCCTGGAGGGGGGAGCCTGTGCCCCAGGACGCTACAGGGAGAGGTGGCCATGAAGCTGGGCACGTGGATGGCGATGCTGGCGATGACGACGGGCTGCGCGACCGGGTCGCCCGTGGGCGGCTGGGTGGCCTCGGAGTCGGTGCGCTACCACTCCGCCTCGCCGCCGGCCTTCCCCCGCGCCGCGCTGTCCGCGTCGGTGGCGCCGCGTGAGAGTTCCCGCGCTCCCGCCTCCGCCGAGCGCCCCGCCAGGGCCCGTCCGGACTCGGGGACGAAGGGCACCGCGGTGGCGAAGGCCCCCGCGAACAAGGCCCCCGCGAAGGCGCGCCCCGCCGTCACGCCCGTGAAGAAGACCGCCGCGAGCCCGGCCTCCGGCGCTCCGCGCGAGCAGGTGCTCGCCACGGCGCGCTCGCTGGTGGGGGAGTCCTCC
This region includes:
- a CDS encoding ATP-dependent helicase codes for the protein MTAPSPSGLALPSSAPTRLELDAALATSLNEEQRAAVEAGEGPVLVIAGAGSGKTRTLTYRVARMLARGVPPDSLLLLTFTNKAAREMLRRVEELAGGFADVGRLMGGTFHHAAHVLLREHAGALGFSTAFTVLDREDSRDLMATCLAERKLRSDKRFPRPDALLELVSLATNLQQPVSQVLVERRPRMLPVAPEVFATARRFQQRKAQMHLMDYDDLLAHLKRLLEEHPAIRAELSARFQGVLVDEYQDTNRLQGDLVDLLVGERRNLTVVGDDCQSIYSFRGAEFTNIIDFPQRYPGCGIYPLTRNYRSTPQVLRLANAVIARNTRQFPKALVSDGAPGPVPQVVPTRDVKGQAAFVTERILALRAQGQRLESMAVLYRAHLHSLELQLELARHGLPFRVRSGVRFFEQVHVKDALAHLRWVHHRADELAFKRLVRRLPGVGAASTERLWTALEALPPELPLPQALTHPDVLAHVPRKAQAGFQRFQALMIRLDAGGPRGPGALLADVLAAREAPATPDADDLRAEDLRQLQEFAERFEDVPRFLSDIALVSEFSAQGALDGEMPDDVLTLTTVHQAKGLEWRSVFVLGLVDGRFPLSLATRNPEDEEEERRLFYVAVTRAREALWLVYPHTSLPREDGRMLLTPSRFLAELPVGPDAVCESLPPPEPDGPIRVRELGPDPEPEP
- a CDS encoding HEAT repeat domain-containing protein, translated to MPTFRRALALLLLATGCSHTTFERASELDTVQAYRDFLREHPEDPDATTAQGRIEGLEFDEAKRLHSVIAYKRFLETYPDATQTRVVKSLLEGLRFNAAKQADTEAGWRQFLADHPDGAHKDEAKALLQVAESRDVRTTTDLARIATLLKGQGEGVPREELERRLDDETHAQATDAGKLFAYLRDFPSGAHREEARVRLLELEVEGLLVSGLVDEAEAKVKVHPLGPKLTGFPARLARARVEQGALARTEPAARAMQVGHYLRDLEDLKRALVAPDPLDRWQAAQEMGQHVSVRAVDPLLEALRTARNPLIRQNALESLRTVLSSLPAPVAGYEVAVRLESLRERASSPELYLTIAALLDLNGQLEQAASQYQRVYESGGTDPLVLWRWVQLREQRHQAFSAAVAARQLAVWAQTTAREELVSEEGGVPLAAARQLCAAVVDARYAAQAITRARSAKTEFPEDLATFERTAQDAVRLAEAKLADAELLLRQKHPGIRTCADQQVSERLSQGVKERTQALQASNAKLPKPVGTLLLELARERDPSPEVRAAAASRLAGSTPP